From Ailuropoda melanoleuca isolate Jingjing chromosome 8, ASM200744v2, whole genome shotgun sequence, a single genomic window includes:
- the LOC117803383 gene encoding tubby protein homolog isoform X1 produces MGTKFTVYDNGVNPQKASSSTLESGALRQELAAVCYETNVLGFKGPRKMSVIVPGMNMVHERVSIRPRNEHETLLARWQNKNTESIIELQNKTPVWNDDTQSYVLNFHGRVTQASVKNFQIIHGNDPDYIVMQFGRVAEDVFTMDYNYPLCALQAFAIALSSFDSKLACE; encoded by the exons ATGGGCACTAAGTTCACCGTTTATGACAACGGAGTCAACCCTCAGAAGGCATCATCCTCTACTTTGGAAAGCGGAGCCCTGCGTCAGGAGCTGGCCGCTGTGTGCTAC GAGACAAACGTCTTGGGTTTCAAGGGGCCTCGGAAGATGAGTGTGATTGTCCCAGGCATGAACATGGTTCACGAGAGAGTCTCCATCCGGCCACGAAAC GAGCATGAGACGCTGCTGGCACGCTGGCAGAATAAGAACACGGAGAGTATCATCGAGCTGCAAAACAAGACCCCTGTCTGGAACGACGACACGCAGTCCTACGTACTCAACTTCCATGGGCGCGTCACACAGGCCTCTGTAAAGAACTTCCAGATCATCCATGGCAACGACC CGGACTACATCGTGATGCAGTTTGGCCGCGTGGCGGAGGACGTGTTCACCATGGATTACAACTACCCACTGTGCGCGCTGCAGGCCTTTGCCATCGCCCTGTCCAGCTTCGACAGCAAGCTGGCCTGCGAGTAG
- the LOC117803383 gene encoding tubby protein homolog isoform X2, which translates to MGTKFTVYDNGVNPQKASSSTLESGALRQELAAVCYETNVLGFKGPRKMSVIVPGMNMVHERVSIRPRNEHETLLARWQNKNTESIIELQNKTPVWNDDTQSYVLNFHGRVTQASVKNFQIIHGNDRLLPDEPSALSGSLAQPARTWLPCLHR; encoded by the exons ATGGGCACTAAGTTCACCGTTTATGACAACGGAGTCAACCCTCAGAAGGCATCATCCTCTACTTTGGAAAGCGGAGCCCTGCGTCAGGAGCTGGCCGCTGTGTGCTAC GAGACAAACGTCTTGGGTTTCAAGGGGCCTCGGAAGATGAGTGTGATTGTCCCAGGCATGAACATGGTTCACGAGAGAGTCTCCATCCGGCCACGAAAC GAGCATGAGACGCTGCTGGCACGCTGGCAGAATAAGAACACGGAGAGTATCATCGAGCTGCAAAACAAGACCCCTGTCTGGAACGACGACACGCAGTCCTACGTACTCAACTTCCATGGGCGCGTCACACAGGCCTCTGTAAAGAACTTCCAGATCATCCATGGCAACGACC GCCTCCTGCCAGACGAACCTTCAGCTCTCAGCGGCTCCCTGGCCCAGCCGGCTCGGACCTGGCTCCCCTGCCTCCACCGCTGA